The Paenibacillus sp. G2S3 region CGCCAAACCCAACGACAAGGAACCATTTACCTCCCACTTGATCGAACCATTTTCCCATAGGTACAAGAAATAGAACTACGCCTACGCCTCCCATAAATAACACGATAGACAGCTGAGAATGGGACAGACCCAGATGAGAAACAGCAAAGCTTGTTAGAAAAGGTACCAGTATCCCGCCCGCTGTAGTCTGCAGCAACATGCCAGGGACTAGAAATCCTCCCTTCTTCACTTTTTTCCATAGAGATACAAACTGCTCACCTACGGATATATCCACACACTTCACCGAGACCTTGTTCATCCTTACAAGACCTACCATGCTCCAGCCTGCTACGAAAAATAATCCAATGACGGCAAGGGACAGTGACAGCCCACCACCAATTAACAAATTCATCATTACGGGGCCCAGACCTAGACCAGCCATCCAGTATACGTACAAGGTTCCCATCTGCTGTGCTCGTTTTTCCTCTGATACCTGGCTCATACATAGAATCCAGATCGGTGAGAATCCAGCACCCAAGCAAGCTGAAGCTACAATAATCATCCACGGACTATGCGTTGTCACCATTATCAATAATCCAATAAACCCAAGAAAGAACCCTCCATGAAGCACGGTGCGCCCAGGATATCTATCCAAGAGATAACCGATAAAGCTTTTGATCAAACTGTCTGTTAAATAGTGTATAGAGACCGCAAGGGCTACCACTGAGGTTGTAAGATCCCCATTCGTCAATACATAAGCCGGCAAAAAAGCGATCAGAACAGCCCCTCTTATCCACTCCATAAAAAAAAGAATCACTGCAAGGCGGGTAAACGTCTGCTGTGATCTTTCTTTCTTACCAATAATATCCATGAATCGTTTTCGCCTGCCCTTCAACAACCATAGATTTTGCAGATACAACGGAAGGCTGACGCAATTTAATAGCCTCTAAAGCTTCGGTAACGATAATATCCGAGGCTGATTTTCGCGAAAATCCCTTCATATGCCGTTCTCTTTCATCGCTGTAGACCGTATCCTCTAATCGTTGAAGCCGCTCTACTAACTGCTCCTCATTTCGTGCGATCTCTATCAAATGGTGCTCAGATAACCATTCTGCATTGCCTGCCTCCTGGCCAGGAAGCGGTCGATAGACGATAACCGGAAGTGTCTGAGCCATCGCCTCCGTCAATGTAATCCCACCTGCTTTGGTCAAAAGACAGGAAGCTATGCACATCAGCTCCTGCATTTCTTCCGTATATCCCAAAATGTGAACTCGTGGGTTCACTTGAAAAAGCTCCATCGTAGCTGTTCGAAGCTTATGATTATTCCCGCACAATACGATGACATCGAAGCTTGATTGAAGAAGTATTCGTTTTATTAAACTGCCAATGTCACTTAATACGCCATAAGCTCCTGCCGCTAGTAATAGATATTGACGATTTCCGTTTAACCCATGTTTACGCAAAAGCGCTTCACGGTCCTGAGTCTGTTCAAAAGCCTCGCGAATAGGAATCCCACTGACTACAAGCTTCTCTTCAGCGATCCCTGCTGACATCAAAGTTGCCTTCATGCTTTCTGAAGCGATAAAATATTTCGTCGTTTGTGGATGAAGCCACCTGCCATGAACCACATAATCCGTCATAACGGTGAACAGAGGCATTCGACTGCCTGTTGTTAATGCTAGCTCAGCAGCGGCCAAATAAGGAAAAGTATGAATAATGATATCCGGCTGTATCTCGTTGATGATCCTTCGTACTTTTCGTTTGCCCATAGAATGTAAGAGTTTACCCATGAACTGTTCTGGTCTCATCTTGCTCGTCACCGTGTACAAGAATCCATAAAATTCTTGCGTATACCCTGTGTTGTTTAAATAGAATTTTCGGGACAACTCATTCAGGGTAGGATGGACTGCAGCGAATAGATCCAAGGTGGTAATCCGACTAATCCCTCTACGTCGAAATGAATGTTCGATGGCCTCAGCCACTTTCATATGCCCGTCTCCAAATGCCGAAGTAACAATAAGTACCTTAGGATCTGTGTTCATGACAAAGCTCCTTTTTCTCATGGCCTCCTTTAACTCTAACTCTGAATCGTAAACTGATAGTGAAGGGATTCTTAACTGAATATTAATTTCAATATTTATAAAAAAAAGATCTCGTCTTTGTATGACCTGCCATTCTCTTTAGAACGCAAAAAAACGCTGACTTATGGCGATTAGCCTATAGTCACCGATTCGAAATAAGTATTCTGATTAATAACATCAGCAAGGTATGGATATACATAATTATGACAAAAAAGAAAAATTAGTTAGTAAAATACCGATTAAAGCGTTGATTGTTACAAAGTTATATAGTATTTTATGGAAGAAAGGTAATTTAAAAGAAGGGAGGAATTAAACATGGACAAGATGTGTATGGAAATGATGATGAACATGTGTATGGATGATATGATGGCGAAGATGAACTGTATGAAGATGGGCATGGAAAAAATGTCTGAAATGGGCATGATGGACATGAACATGGATATGATGATGAAAAAAATGCAGGACTGCGATGAAATGATGACTATGTGTATGACAATGATGCGTGAAGGAATGCAAATGTCTAAGTAGCCAATAGACCATCGTAAGTTTGGCAGAGCAGACTAACTGCATGCCTTTTTTTATTTTCTCTTTAGAAACAAAATAGGCTTGAATTATATCCTGATAAATCTATTCTGAATTTTCTTCGATATATTAATCCGTTCCAGCTTTAACTCCCAGATTTTCTCTTTCCACCGATACTGCTCTACTAGATCTCCACTTTCCCTCAGCTTACTAAATAAATCCATTAATATTGCGTTTATATCATCGAATTGAATCCACAGCTCTTTCACGCTTTGTTCTGTTGTCTCAGCAGGAGAAGCTGTATTCAGCTTTTTCAAATGGTCTATGATGTCAGCTTGCCACTGCCCATCGTTAATTGCTTTGGCGTAGTTTAGTAGATCCAGATAATCATCGACAGACATTTTCACCGACTCCTTATTCTGTGTATACCCAGTATTATACTCGGCATTATAGAAATTGCAATAGCAATACCTAAGAAAAGGCATCTTTTCAGATGCCCTGACAATAGGATTCTTAATAATTCACTGAACTTTTCCACCTTCGACTACAAGCTCATCGGTAAACCCTTCGCCGTAAATTTCATTTAATGTTTCTTTGTAGGCTTTGTGGATAAATTGTTCTTTACCCAGGGTATCAAGTTCTGTATTAATCCAGTCCAGCAATTCCTTATTCCCCTTGGCCACCGCTGGGGCAATTGTATCCTGTCCCCCGAAGGCAGGAATACTGACTGTAAATTCAGGATTGGATTTAGCCCAAGCAATGAGTTCTGTATTATCGTTAGCTATTGCCGCACCCCGGCCATCTTTAAGTGCCGCGAAGATCTCTGTGTATTGATCGAATTTGAGTAACTCAATGTCCGGATATTCTTTAGTAAAATAGGTTTCTGCTGTCGTCCCCTTAGCCACAATAAGCTTTTGATTCTTCCCTTTCAATTGATCGATAGAAGTAATTGGAGCACTGTTTGGAGATACAATTCCAAAGGATAATTTCATATATGGATTGGCAAAATCCACTTTTTCCTTTCTTTCATCAGTGACCGTAAAGTTAGCCAAAATGATATCAACCTTACCCGATTCCAGATAAGCCACGCGACTGGCCGCATCGACTAGCACAAATTCAACCTTCGATTCATCTCCTAAAAGATCCTTAGCAAATCGCTTGGCAATATACACATCAAAACCTTGGTTTTTACCCTCAGAGTCCACATAACCAAAAGGTGGTTTGTCTGCAAATACACCAATCTTTATCTTCCCTTTCTTCTTTAGCTGTTCAATAGAAGTAAATTTAGATGATGATGAATCACTATTGTTATCCGAAGTATTGCCGCAAGCTGCCAATCCCATCAATAATATACTAACTCCTACCAGCATCGTTAGCCATTTCAACCTTCTCTTCATTTCTCTTCATCTCCTATTTCTATAGTTTATCGTACTGAAATATATCCAGAAAATGCTGAGCACGTTCTGTCACAGGGAGGGTGAAAAATTGTTGGGGTACAGCGATCTCACATATCTTGCCTTGATCCATAAATACGATTCGATCTCCAACCGACTTGGCAAACCCCATTTCATGGGTCACGATGATCATCGTCATGCCTTGCTGAGCAAGCCCCAGAATTACGTCAAGTACTTCTCGAACCATTTCAGGGTCCAGTGATGCCGTCACTTCATCAAATAACATGATTTCCGGATTCATACATAAAGCTCTCACTATAGCTATTCTCTGCTTCTGTCCTCCGGAAAGCTGTCGTGGGTAGTCCAGTTTCCGCTCAAGCAGCCCAACCCGCTCTAATAGCAGTTCCGCCTGCTGCGTGGCTTCCTTAAGCTCTCTCTTTTGGACCTTAAGAGGGCCTAAAAGTATGTTATCTATAACCGTCATATGCGGGAATAACTCATAATTTTGAAACACCATTCCGATATGCTGCCTCAATTCACACCAATCTACTACTGCCTCCGCAAGGTTCTGCCCGCGATATTGTATCGCACCTCCCTGAACCGGTTCCAGACCGTTAAGACAACGTAGGAATGTACTTTTCCCACATCCAGAGGGACCGAGAATAACGATTACTTCTCCTTTTATCACCTGCAATTCAATACCGTCCAGAACCTTTCGCTCTCCAAAATATTTTTGTAATTGTTTAACCTCCAGTAAGAGTTCTCCGGAATCTGCCATTACAAACGTTCCTTTCTAAGCCTTAATTTTGCCATCTAGTTTCAGCTCTTTTGGAGAGTTTAGACAATGGAAAGCACACAGAAAAATATAATATAAAGATGAAGCCATATACCCAGACTGAAGCGGTAGGTGCTTTTATCACGCCGAGTTCAATAATCTGCTGTCCGATCTTTACCACCTCTATTACTCCAATCAGTACCACAAGCGACGTTGTCTTGATCATTCGTGTAGCAAGATTAATCATTCCCGGTAGCATTCTGCGTACCGCCTGAGGAATCAAAATATGCCGATAGAGTTGTATGCTACTCAGCCCAAGTGCCCTTGCTGATTCCACCTGATGTTTCGGCATAGATTGCAAGGCTCCACGAACAAGATCTCCAATCTCCGCAGCCCCCCATAAGCTGAACACCAATACAGAAGTAGCCTCCCCGCTGATATCGATATGAAGTAAGGGGGAGAAGCTGAAATATACTACATACAACCACACCAAGATCGGAATAATTCTAAAGGTCTCCAGATAAAGACGTAATAAAAACCTTAA contains the following coding sequences:
- a CDS encoding MFS transporter, giving the protein MDIIGKKERSQQTFTRLAVILFFMEWIRGAVLIAFLPAYVLTNGDLTTSVVALAVSIHYLTDSLIKSFIGYLLDRYPGRTVLHGGFFLGFIGLLIMVTTHSPWMIIVASACLGAGFSPIWILCMSQVSEEKRAQQMGTLYVYWMAGLGLGPVMMNLLIGGGLSLSLAVIGLFFVAGWSMVGLVRMNKVSVKCVDISVGEQFVSLWKKVKKGGFLVPGMLLQTTAGGILVPFLTSFAVSHLGLSHSQLSIVLFMGGVGVVLFLVPMGKWFDQVGGKWFLVVGFGVFAVALFGLTSINSFSAAIGLSLLLGCAYAALLPSWNALMAGYIPEDSVGISWGLLFSIEGLGVVIGPLIGGWLGSSGNELLPFQVSACLFGLISIVYLLSPARLFIHKKKVTENL
- a CDS encoding glycosyltransferase codes for the protein MNTDPKVLIVTSAFGDGHMKVAEAIEHSFRRRGISRITTLDLFAAVHPTLNELSRKFYLNNTGYTQEFYGFLYTVTSKMRPEQFMGKLLHSMGKRKVRRIINEIQPDIIIHTFPYLAAAELALTTGSRMPLFTVMTDYVVHGRWLHPQTTKYFIASESMKATLMSAGIAEEKLVVSGIPIREAFEQTQDREALLRKHGLNGNRQYLLLAAGAYGVLSDIGSLIKRILLQSSFDVIVLCGNNHKLRTATMELFQVNPRVHILGYTEEMQELMCIASCLLTKAGGITLTEAMAQTLPVIVYRPLPGQEAGNAEWLSEHHLIEIARNEEQLVERLQRLEDTVYSDERERHMKGFSRKSASDIIVTEALEAIKLRQPSVVSAKSMVVEGQAKTIHGYYW
- a CDS encoding cysteine ABC transporter substrate-binding protein, producing MKRRLKWLTMLVGVSILLMGLAACGNTSDNNSDSSSSKFTSIEQLKKKGKIKIGVFADKPPFGYVDSEGKNQGFDVYIAKRFAKDLLGDESKVEFVLVDAASRVAYLESGKVDIILANFTVTDERKEKVDFANPYMKLSFGIVSPNSAPITSIDQLKGKNQKLIVAKGTTAETYFTKEYPDIELLKFDQYTEIFAALKDGRGAAIANDNTELIAWAKSNPEFTVSIPAFGGQDTIAPAVAKGNKELLDWINTELDTLGKEQFIHKAYKETLNEIYGEGFTDELVVEGGKVQ
- a CDS encoding amino acid ABC transporter ATP-binding protein, whose translation is MADSGELLLEVKQLQKYFGERKVLDGIELQVIKGEVIVILGPSGCGKSTFLRCLNGLEPVQGGAIQYRGQNLAEAVVDWCELRQHIGMVFQNYELFPHMTVIDNILLGPLKVQKRELKEATQQAELLLERVGLLERKLDYPRQLSGGQKQRIAIVRALCMNPEIMLFDEVTASLDPEMVREVLDVILGLAQQGMTMIIVTHEMGFAKSVGDRIVFMDQGKICEIAVPQQFFTLPVTERAQHFLDIFQYDKL
- a CDS encoding amino acid ABC transporter permease; the encoded protein is MQNSGIEVLFEGSNFERLLGGLLVTIEISFLSIAIGTLLGILMGLLRTLESKPLRFLLRLYLETFRIIPILVWLYVVYFSFSPLLHIDISGEATSVLVFSLWGAAEIGDLVRGALQSMPKHQVESARALGLSSIQLYRHILIPQAVRRMLPGMINLATRMIKTTSLVVLIGVIEVVKIGQQIIELGVIKAPTASVWVYGFIFILYFSVCFPLSKLSKRAETRWQN